In a single window of the Ruminococcus albus 7 = DSM 20455 genome:
- a CDS encoding ATP-binding cassette domain-containing protein, with product MESIISINNLSIQLKQRVLMQNISFDVGSGEVVLLSGENGIGKSSILKSIMRLETEGKKIGGEIIHHSFGNIMALDDTELQRYRSSIAYIPQKDEYSEMGRIQVRDVISNSGEAHSESYMSYSEVNDLIDEWLPRRGDNSRIFDAKSRPGKFSGGEQRLLQVFSVIATRSDSDLLIIDEPLNNLDFVNARHISNLINKVIHENPKMGVLMISHCRIFPFITRELKLTADGISEVSKPYTCHSCFGEPDENGFYT from the coding sequence ATGGAAAGCATTATCAGCATAAATAACCTATCAATACAGCTCAAACAACGGGTGTTGATGCAGAACATTTCCTTTGATGTCGGCAGCGGTGAAGTAGTTTTGCTATCAGGCGAAAATGGTATCGGCAAAAGCTCAATCTTGAAAAGCATTATGCGTTTGGAAACAGAGGGCAAGAAAATAGGCGGAGAGATCATTCACCATAGCTTCGGAAATATCATGGCGTTAGATGATACTGAACTCCAGCGGTATCGTTCGAGTATTGCATACATACCACAGAAAGATGAATATTCCGAAATGGGACGCATACAGGTAAGAGATGTCATCAGTAACAGCGGTGAAGCTCATTCTGAAAGCTACATGAGCTATTCAGAGGTCAATGACCTTATTGACGAATGGCTTCCACGCCGAGGAGATAACAGCAGAATTTTTGATGCCAAGTCTCGCCCTGGCAAATTCAGCGGTGGTGAGCAACGGCTTCTCCAAGTATTCTCTGTCATTGCAACCCGTTCAGATTCGGATTTGCTGATTATAGACGAACCGCTTAACAACCTTGACTTTGTAAACGCAAGGCATATAAGCAATCTTATCAATAAGGTTATCCACGAGAATCCGAAGATGGGCGTTTTAATGATAAGTCATTGCAGGATATTCCCGTTTATCACACGGGAACTGAAATTGACTGCTGACGGGATAAGTGAGGTTTCTAAACCATATACCTGTCATAGTTGTTTTGGTGAGCCTGATGAAAACGGATTTTATACGTAA